One region of Hymenobacter sediminicola genomic DNA includes:
- the rplI gene encoding 50S ribosomal protein L9, with protein sequence MEVILKDDVKGLGYKNDTVTVKPGFGRNYLLPQGLAVLADKSNKKIVAENIRQAAHKADKVKADAQAVADKIGDVVLDIPAKVGESGKIFGRVTTLQLADALKAKGIDVERKRLSFDQDPSSAGEYTATVDLHREVKHKVRFNVVAE encoded by the coding sequence ATGGAAGTAATTCTGAAAGACGACGTAAAGGGCCTGGGCTACAAGAACGACACCGTAACGGTGAAGCCCGGCTTCGGTCGCAACTACCTGCTCCCGCAGGGTCTGGCTGTACTAGCCGACAAATCGAACAAGAAAATTGTAGCCGAGAACATTCGTCAGGCTGCGCACAAAGCCGACAAAGTGAAAGCTGATGCGCAGGCAGTAGCTGACAAAATCGGTGATGTAGTACTGGATATCCCAGCTAAAGTAGGTGAGAGCGGCAAAATTTTCGGCCGCGTAACCACGCTGCAGCTGGCTGATGCTCTGAAAGCAAAAGGTATTGACGTGGAGCGCAAGCGCCTGTCGTTCGACCAGGATCCCAGTTCGGCTGGTGAATACACCGCTACTGTGGACCTGCACCGTGAGGTGAAGCACAAAGTGCGTTTCAACGTAGTAGCTGAATAA
- the rpsR gene encoding 30S ribosomal protein S18 — protein MSLANERIHKQDTRKKYCRFKKNGIKYVDYKDPNFLLKFVNEQGRILPRRITGTSLKFQRKVAQAVAKARHLALMPYVTDSLK, from the coding sequence ATGAGTCTCGCCAACGAACGTATCCACAAACAGGATACCCGCAAAAAGTATTGCCGCTTCAAGAAAAACGGCATTAAGTACGTTGATTACAAGGATCCGAACTTCCTGCTGAAGTTCGTGAACGAGCAGGGCCGCATTTTGCCCCGCCGTATCACGGGTACCAGCCTCAAGTTCCAGCGCAAAGTGGCACAGGCCGTGGCCAAAGCCCGCCACCTGGCGCTGATGCCTTATGTAACCGACTCGCTGAAGTAA
- the rpsF gene encoding 30S ribosomal protein S6: MEVRNYETVFILTPVLNESQVQETVEKFSQVLKENSADIINTEAWGLKKLAYPIQKKNTGYYFLVEFTGTGNIVDTLELAFRRDERIIRFLTTVLDKHAVAYGERRRKGEMNQQKAKQSEAVA; this comes from the coding sequence ATGGAAGTCAGAAATTACGAGACGGTCTTCATTTTGACTCCCGTTCTGAACGAGAGCCAAGTGCAAGAGACGGTCGAGAAGTTCTCGCAGGTGCTTAAGGAAAATAGCGCCGACATCATCAACACTGAAGCTTGGGGCCTCAAGAAATTGGCGTACCCGATTCAGAAGAAAAACACCGGCTATTACTTCCTTGTGGAGTTCACTGGCACGGGCAACATTGTAGACACGCTGGAGCTTGCGTTCCGTCGTGACGAACGTATCATCCGCTTCCTGACCACCGTTCTGGACAAGCACGCCGTAGCCTACGGTGAGCGTCGCCGTAAAGGCGAAATGAACCAGCAGAAAGCTAAACAATCGGAAGCCGTTGCCTAG
- a CDS encoding c-type cytochrome yields MNSIRLRPLSRLFLALFLTFAAVGNTSAQDVGAAPAVSKEGVVPGATAAATPATAAAPAAGGGDAAAIAAGDALFKGNCAQCHAINDVVVGPALAGITKRRPVSWLIPWIKNSSKVVASGDEYAVKIYNQYQKQQMPSFQLSDTEINSILAYVTAEEGKIVGPPGADTGIKPADGANAAVDGTAGGDAKYMDILLIVLVVVLIVLVVTLVIIANIMKDVLRGRKDLDGRDIEVLETRTDWTRLYKSPVLRGIAGVVFVLAVLYTSVQGAMGVGLQQGYQPTQPIAFSHKLHAGENQINCAYCHTSVYKSKSANIPSANICMNCHSQIKTESPEIKKIYRAIERKQPIQWVRVHNLPDLAYFNHSQHTQVGGIECQTCHGPIQNMEVVYQYSPLTMGWCINCHRETPLNTKGNGYYNNLVKLHDSANGAAPFTVSSNGGTECSKCHY; encoded by the coding sequence ATGAATAGCATCCGACTTCGTCCCCTTTCCCGCCTCTTTCTTGCTCTCTTCCTGACGTTTGCTGCCGTTGGCAACACTTCGGCTCAGGACGTGGGAGCGGCTCCTGCTGTGAGCAAAGAAGGTGTGGTACCCGGCGCTACGGCTGCCGCCACTCCCGCCACGGCGGCCGCTCCTGCCGCTGGCGGTGGCGACGCCGCTGCCATTGCCGCTGGTGATGCCTTATTTAAAGGCAACTGCGCCCAGTGCCATGCCATCAATGATGTGGTGGTAGGCCCGGCACTGGCTGGCATCACTAAGCGCCGCCCGGTTTCTTGGCTGATTCCGTGGATCAAGAACTCCAGCAAAGTAGTAGCCAGCGGCGACGAGTACGCCGTGAAAATCTACAACCAGTACCAAAAGCAGCAGATGCCCAGCTTCCAGCTGAGCGACACGGAGATTAACTCCATTCTGGCGTATGTAACGGCTGAAGAAGGCAAGATTGTAGGCCCTCCTGGTGCTGATACTGGCATTAAGCCTGCTGATGGCGCAAACGCTGCCGTAGATGGTACTGCCGGTGGTGATGCCAAGTACATGGACATCCTGCTCATCGTGCTGGTTGTGGTGCTGATTGTGCTGGTGGTGACGCTGGTTATCATTGCCAACATCATGAAGGACGTGCTGCGTGGCCGCAAGGACCTCGACGGCCGTGATATAGAAGTGCTGGAAACCCGTACCGACTGGACCCGTCTGTATAAGTCGCCGGTTCTGCGCGGTATTGCTGGCGTGGTGTTCGTGCTGGCGGTGCTCTATACCTCGGTGCAGGGCGCTATGGGCGTGGGCCTGCAGCAGGGTTACCAGCCTACCCAGCCGATTGCCTTCTCGCACAAACTGCACGCTGGCGAAAACCAGATCAACTGCGCCTACTGCCATACCTCGGTATACAAGAGCAAGTCGGCTAACATCCCTTCGGCCAACATCTGTATGAACTGCCACTCGCAGATCAAGACAGAGTCGCCGGAAATCAAGAAAATCTACCGTGCAATTGAGCGTAAGCAGCCCATTCAGTGGGTGCGCGTGCACAATCTGCCCGACTTGGCGTATTTCAACCACTCGCAGCATACCCAAGTAGGTGGCATCGAGTGCCAGACTTGCCACGGCCCTATCCAGAACATGGAAGTGGTGTACCAGTATTCGCCGCTCACGATGGGCTGGTGCATCAACTGCCACCGCGAAACGCCGCTCAACACGAAAGGAAACGGCTACTACAATAACCTCGTGAAGCTGCACGACAGCGCCAACGGTGCTGCACCGTTTACGGTATCGTCGAACGGCGGCACGGAGTGCTCGAAGTGCCACTACTAA
- a CDS encoding TAT-variant-translocated molybdopterin oxidoreductase — protein sequence MQESPKYWKGIEELENSPEFVKNAFTEFADFLPVKETYGSSDATVAPRRDFLKLMGFGIAAATLASCETPIKKAIPYLNKPEEVDPGIANFYASTYFNGQDYNSVLVKTREGRPIKLEGNPESPITRGGLSARAQASVLSLYDGARLQHFAIKGKKAEKDRVDQEIRTALAGAGRTVIVSPTIISPSTKKVIAEFASRYPGTEHVMYDVNSASGLLRANGGVLPSYDFSKADVIVSLGADFLGTWISPVEFARQYVANRKVSSDKRTMSRHFQFESALTLTGSNADVRVPVKPSEMGATAVALYNGVVGGGAAGSAQLKKAAAELKAAGSRGLVVSGSNDPAVQALVTAINQSLGSAAVDVAAPSMVRQGDDARMERAVKDIIGGQVGAVIFYNANPVFDHPMGAQLGEALKGGKVKTTISLNDRLDETGSLCTYAAPDHHWLESWNDYEPKRGFLSLAQPAISPLFATRQAQDSLLTWAGSPTSYYNYLRAQWKAVTGSDAKAWDKAVHDGVAAGSALAAPAAQVGAAMGAAEAISAINSAPKFTGVELCIYEKVGVGNGTEANNPWLQELPDPVSKATWGNYVAVPRKMAEEKGWAQGDVLKVTANGKSIELPVLIQPGQAAGSIAIALGYGRTQAGKVADKVGENVLPFAVLRNGAIMYANSVTLEKTGATSPIAQTQTHHTIMDRKPVVQESTLKQYRENPKEVTEYETISTPDGPQKPNKVSLWQDYEYKNHHWGMAIDLNSCIGCGSCVVGCQAENNVAVVGKQEVINRREMHWMRIDRYYSSDASKADFETKGKLDTYAAMEDPSENPSVIFQPMMCQHCNHAPCETVCPVLATTHSSEGLNQMTYNRCVGTRYCANNCPYKVRRFNWFSYYSNEKFEAVNGHMFTDLGRMVLNPDVTVRARGVMEKCSLCVQRIQLGKLEAKKQKRRPKDGEIVSACAQSCPTQAIVFGDMRDPESRLSKLLRREDGERAFHVLDAINVQPNMTYLTKIRNTEEVRNA from the coding sequence ATGCAAGAGTCGCCTAAGTACTGGAAGGGAATTGAGGAACTGGAGAACTCGCCGGAGTTCGTGAAGAATGCATTCACAGAGTTTGCAGACTTCTTGCCGGTGAAGGAAACCTATGGCTCTTCCGACGCTACGGTAGCGCCGCGCCGCGACTTCCTCAAGCTGATGGGCTTCGGCATTGCCGCTGCCACCCTCGCCAGCTGCGAAACCCCAATCAAGAAGGCTATTCCGTACCTGAATAAGCCAGAAGAAGTAGACCCAGGTATTGCCAACTTCTACGCTTCGACCTACTTCAACGGTCAGGATTACAACAGTGTGCTGGTAAAGACCCGCGAGGGTCGTCCGATTAAGCTGGAAGGCAATCCGGAGTCACCCATTACGCGTGGTGGTCTGTCGGCTCGTGCGCAAGCTTCGGTACTGAGCCTGTACGATGGTGCTCGTCTGCAGCATTTCGCTATCAAAGGCAAGAAAGCAGAGAAAGACCGTGTCGATCAGGAAATTCGCACGGCGCTGGCTGGCGCTGGCCGCACAGTTATCGTGTCGCCGACTATCATCAGCCCCAGCACTAAGAAAGTAATTGCGGAGTTTGCTTCGCGTTACCCCGGCACCGAGCATGTCATGTACGACGTGAATTCGGCATCGGGCCTGCTGCGTGCCAATGGTGGAGTACTCCCAAGCTACGACTTCAGCAAGGCTGATGTGATTGTGAGCTTGGGTGCTGACTTCCTTGGTACTTGGATTTCGCCGGTTGAGTTTGCTCGTCAGTATGTTGCTAACCGCAAGGTGAGCAGCGACAAGCGTACTATGTCGCGCCACTTCCAATTCGAAAGCGCCCTCACGCTGACCGGCTCCAATGCCGATGTGCGCGTGCCAGTGAAGCCTTCGGAAATGGGTGCTACGGCTGTAGCCTTGTACAATGGAGTAGTGGGAGGTGGTGCTGCTGGCAGTGCCCAACTGAAGAAAGCTGCCGCTGAACTGAAAGCAGCTGGTAGCCGTGGTCTGGTAGTATCGGGCTCTAACGACCCAGCTGTTCAGGCTCTCGTCACAGCCATCAACCAGTCACTTGGTAGTGCTGCAGTAGATGTAGCAGCTCCATCTATGGTGCGCCAAGGCGACGACGCTCGTATGGAGCGCGCTGTAAAGGATATCATCGGTGGCCAAGTTGGTGCCGTGATTTTCTACAACGCCAATCCGGTGTTCGACCACCCAATGGGTGCGCAACTGGGCGAGGCGCTGAAAGGCGGCAAGGTGAAAACCACCATTTCGCTCAATGACCGCCTAGACGAAACCGGCTCGCTCTGTACTTACGCCGCTCCTGACCATCATTGGTTGGAATCGTGGAATGACTACGAGCCGAAGCGTGGCTTCCTGAGCCTTGCGCAGCCTGCTATTTCGCCGCTGTTTGCTACTCGCCAAGCACAAGACTCGCTGCTGACTTGGGCAGGCAGTCCAACTAGTTACTACAACTACCTGCGCGCGCAGTGGAAAGCCGTAACCGGCTCTGATGCAAAAGCATGGGACAAAGCAGTACACGATGGGGTTGCTGCAGGCTCAGCTTTGGCAGCTCCGGCTGCCCAGGTAGGTGCTGCAATGGGTGCTGCTGAAGCAATTAGCGCCATCAATTCAGCTCCTAAGTTCACAGGAGTTGAGCTCTGCATCTATGAGAAAGTGGGTGTCGGTAACGGCACTGAAGCCAATAACCCTTGGCTACAGGAACTGCCCGACCCAGTATCGAAAGCTACTTGGGGCAACTATGTGGCTGTGCCGCGCAAAATGGCCGAAGAAAAAGGCTGGGCGCAGGGCGACGTGCTGAAGGTTACGGCCAACGGTAAATCCATCGAACTACCTGTGCTGATTCAGCCGGGTCAGGCTGCAGGTTCCATAGCTATTGCGTTGGGCTACGGTCGCACGCAAGCTGGCAAAGTTGCAGACAAAGTAGGAGAGAACGTGCTGCCCTTCGCTGTGCTGCGCAACGGCGCTATCATGTACGCCAACTCCGTAACGCTGGAAAAAACCGGTGCTACCTCGCCCATCGCCCAGACTCAGACCCACCACACCATCATGGACCGCAAGCCGGTGGTGCAGGAGTCGACGCTGAAGCAGTACCGCGAAAACCCGAAGGAAGTAACCGAGTACGAAACTATTTCGACCCCCGACGGCCCACAAAAGCCGAACAAGGTGTCCTTGTGGCAGGACTACGAGTACAAGAATCACCATTGGGGTATGGCCATCGACCTCAACTCCTGCATCGGCTGCGGCTCGTGCGTGGTAGGGTGTCAGGCGGAGAACAACGTGGCCGTAGTAGGCAAGCAGGAGGTCATCAACCGCCGCGAGATGCACTGGATGCGCATCGACCGTTACTACAGCTCGGATGCCAGCAAAGCCGACTTCGAAACGAAAGGCAAGCTGGATACTTACGCGGCTATGGAAGACCCTTCCGAGAACCCCTCGGTCATCTTCCAGCCGATGATGTGTCAGCACTGCAACCACGCTCCCTGCGAAACGGTATGCCCAGTACTCGCTACTACGCACAGCTCGGAAGGTCTCAACCAGATGACCTACAACCGTTGCGTTGGTACCCGCTACTGCGCTAACAACTGCCCGTACAAAGTGCGTCGCTTCAACTGGTTCTCATACTACTCTAATGAGAAGTTCGAAGCTGTAAACGGCCACATGTTCACCGACCTCGGCCGTATGGTTCTGAACCCAGATGTAACGGTTCGTGCCCGTGGTGTAATGGAGAAATGCTCGCTCTGCGTGCAGCGTATCCAACTTGGCAAGCTGGAAGCTAAGAAGCAAAAGCGTCGTCCGAAGGATGGCGAGATTGTTTCGGCTTGCGCCCAGTCGTGCCCTACACAGGCCATCGTGTTCGGTGATATGCGTGACCCAGAGTCGCGCCTGTCGAAACTGTTGCGCCGTGAAGACGGAGAGCGTGCCTTCCACGTACTCGACGCCATCAACGTGCAGCCGAACATGACCTACCTAACCAAAATCCGTAACACGGAAGAAGTTCGCAACGCCTAG